From the Candidatus Pelagibacter sp. IMCC9063 genome, the window AATGGTTATGGTTTATTTTGTGAATTTGAACTTTAAGTTTTTTTATAGCTGCAATCGCAGTTTGGACATCCTCTCCACCGGAGATATTGTGTACATCTGAAATTCCATAGCTTTGTGAAAGAATTATAACTGATCTGATCCCAATGGATTTGTCACCGGGCAAATGTACTGTTCCATTAATAGAAATGTTATTTGAAGGTAAAAACCACTTTTTATTTGCCATTTAGAGTAGAATTATATAAACGCACAGCTAATAATACAAATTAATAATATGGCAGATAAAAATTGGGGAATAAAAATATTTTGCGAGTGTGGAGCTAAATATTATTCCATGAATAAAAAAGATAATATTGCCTGCCCAACTTGTTCTGCCACGTATGTCCCAGAAGATATAAATGCAAAACCAAGCCCAGCAATAATACCGAAGCCAGAAGTTAAGAAAACTGATGAACTTGCAAATATAGATGATGCTCCAGACGATTCATCAGATGATGACATTATAAGTTTAGATGATCAAAAAGAGATAGAGGAATCTGACGAAGAAAAAAAACCTGATTAAAACCTAAAGTTTCCGCCTAAATAATATTTAATAGCATTTTTATCTTTAGAAATTTTTTCAGTTGTTCCTTCAACTAATATTTCACCACCTTTTATAATATAAGCTTTATCCAAAATATTTTCTATTGCCCAATAGTTATGATCAGTGATTAAAATAGAAAGGCCTGCCTTTTTTAATTCAAGAATAAAATCTTTTAAAGAATTGATAGACAGCGGGTCTAAGGCCGCACATGGTTCATCTAAAAGCAAAGTGGTTATATTGGGATTGCATATTCTTTGAAGGATAGAAACTTTTTTATATTCTCCTCCAGAAAGCAAATCTGCCTTAGTGTTTTTTAAATAAGATAGATCAAAATATCCAAGTAAACTCTCAATTTTTTGATTAATTTTTTCTTTATCTTTCATATGAAGTTCTAAAATTGCGTACAAATTATCTCCAGCGGTCATATTTCCAAAAAGCCCCTTATGCTGTTCTAATAAGCTTATTCCACCTAAACTTCTTAGGTGGATCGGAATATTATGTATCACGTTGTTATCAAAAATAATGCTTCCATGGTCTGGAAATATTTTTCCAATGATCAAATTAAATAAAGTTGTTTTTCCTGATCCGTTAGGACCTAGTAAACCTACGATTTTTCCAGCTTCTAAAGTTAAAGAAATATTTTTTAAAATAGGTCTGCTCCCAAGGGATTTAGAAACTCGCTTAACTTGAAGTGTTTTATTTTTACTTTTATTTAAATCAAATACATTATTTTTATTTTTTTTGTTTTCTATAATACTAAATTTTTTTTTAAAATAAAAGGCTTACTTTTTAAATTCTGTGTTGGTGTATTTTTAATTATTTTTTGCACAGGTAGTACAAATTTTTTTTCTAATATTAATATATTAGAATTTGTTCTTTTATTTATTTTAACAAAATTATTTTTTGTCTCTATAGTGGCTTTAATAGATATTTTTTTTTTCATTTAATTTTTTTTGCGATTACTCTATCTTTTGATGAATTCATAGTTGCTATAGTATTATTCGTTATTGTATCAATTTCTATCTTATCACAATAAACAACATGAGATAAACCCATAGTTAAATCTTTCATCACTACAGATCCGGAAATAATAATAATATTTTTTGAAGAAAAATGTACTGCTTTATTTGAGGTTATTAAGTAATTTTTATTCTTTATAGTCACATTTTTTTTATACGTTACTATATTTTTTTTTTTATCGAATATCCCGATTTTAGATTTAATTTCAATTAATGAGTTATCTTTTTTTAGTTTTGTTACAGAGTGGGGAGCAATTAAATTAATTAATTCTGGCTTATTTGAATCAAAAAAAGACTTTTTAGCTTTCGTAGTAAAAATTTGTCCCTGAGTATTCTGACTTTTGTATTCAACATTTGTGAAAGTGTTCTTATTTTTAATTTCTTGCTCTGTTTCTTTAAAAGGTAAGCTCTTTACTTTTATGGATCCTTCATTTTTCCCTGGAAGATAATAGTAGCTATAGAAAAAAATAAGAGAACTTAAGCAGAGTAGAATGATTTGAATTTTTCTACCAAATCTCATGGGTTTATGAGTTTAGAAAAGACAAAATATCATGCATGTGAACTAAGCCATAAAGTTTTTTATTTTTTGCAACTAAAAGAATTGTAATTTTTTTTCTATTCATTATTGCTAGCGCTTCAGTAACCATGCAGGTATTAGAAATATAGGTCGGTTTTTTGGTCATAATATCTTTTGATTTTTTAAGAAATATGTTTTTAAATTTTTTTATTGCTCTATTGATGTCTCCATCTGAAATAAAACCACACACTTGCTTTCTTTTGTTTGTAACCACAACACCACCGAGCCTACCTGATGAAATCTTTATTACTGTTTTTTGTAGAGAAGAATCTTCATGGACAAAAGGAATGCTTTTTCTTGCAATCATTATTTGGGAAATATCAGATAAGTTTTTACCTATAGAACCGCTTGGGTGAAGCTTGCCAAATTCTTTTTTATCAAATTTGTTTTTAGTAGCCAGTGCAATAGCCATACAATCGCCAAGTGCAAGTAGATTAATGGAACTGCTAGTTGGGATCATATTTAAATGTTTATTACCTGCTTCAGCAACTTTAGGAATTAAAATTTTTACATTACTTAATTTTATTAAATTAGATTTTAAATTTGAGCTAATTCCAATTATTTTTATTTTATTTTTTTTGGCATAATCTAAAATACTGTTAAGCTCAGAGCTGTTACCGCTAAAAGATGCTATTATTAAAACATCCCCTCCGCAAATTGCACCTAGAGACCCATGTCCTGCATCCGTAGGATCTAAAGTAAAACTTGCAATACCAATTGAAGAGAGAGTACTTGATATTTTTTCTAGAATTTTAGCAGATTTTCCAACCCCACAACAAACAATCCTACCTTTGCTATTGTTAATTGTGTTTACGGCTTGAGCAAATGAGATATTTATAGATTTGGAAAGTTTTTTTAAACCTTCAATCTCAGTGCTAATTACTTTATTTGCAATATTTATAATATTTTTTTTATTCATATTAATGGCTGAATATATCCTCATCCCATCCATTAAGATCAAGCTCAGATCTGGTGCTTAAAAAATCAAAGCAATACTTTGCAAGCTGATCTCTTTTTTCTCGCCTTAACATTAAATCTAGTTTTTCCTTGAGCTTATGTAGATACAAAACGTCTAGGGCCGCGTATTGTTTTTGCTCTTCACTCAAATCTTTTAAACCCCAATCGGAGGACTGTTGTGACTTATTAAGAGTAATATTTAACAGCTCTTTAGTTATGTCATAAAGACCATGCTTGTCAGTGTACGTTCTTCCAAGCTTAGAAGCAATTTTGGTACAGTAAATGTTTTCTATTTTTGCATTTAGATAGTATTTAAGTATTCCCATCTCAAATCTTGCAAAATGAGCAATTTTTAAAATATTATTATCGTTAAGAATTTTACAAAGGTTAGGGCTTTTGTAATTATTTCTGTCAAACTGAACTATATAAACCTCATCATCACCAGAGCAGAGTTGAAGTAAGCAAAGCTTATCTCTACCTTTGTAATTAAGTCCTAAGGATTCAGCATCAATCGCTACACTTTGTGCATTAGTTAATTTGTGATTTTCAGGTAAATCGTTTTGATATAATGTAATATTCATTGTTATTGAAATCTAAATGTTCAATTGGAGATTGTATATAGTATGATTGAAAAAAATTACAGAAAAACCGTGGCTATATTTGGCGGAACAGGTTTTATTGGAGAAGAAATAGTTCAACATTTATCAAAGAATAGCTACAGAATAAAAATTGCTACAAGAAACACTTATTTAGCACAAAATTTGAAAGTTTTTGGAGATATAGCTCAAATTGAATTGCATCAGGTTAATTTAAAATCAAAAGAATCTATCGAAAAATTTCTAGAGGGCTGTGACGTATGTGTCAATCTGGTAGGGATTTTATTTGAAACAAGGTCACAAAAATTTAAAGAACTGCATACAAATTTTCCAAAAATGTTAGCAACAATTTTCTCGAAAAGTTCTAGCTCTAATTTACTGGTTCATTTTTCTGCGCTAGGAGTTAATTCCAATTCAAATTCAAGCTACATTAAAAGCAAATTTTTAGGAGAAGAAGAGGTTAAAAGCAATTTTTTAAATAGCACAATAATAAGGCCTAGCATTGTCATAGGAGCAAAAGACAAGTTCTTTAATATGTTTGCAAAGCTTGCAGGATTATTCCCTCTAATTCCGCTGGTTGGCTCTGAGGTAAAATTCCAACCTGTTTACGTTGGAGATGTTGCCAAAGCAATTGATAAAATTATTACGAACAACATTTCTAAAAAAACATACGAGCTAGCCGGAAAAAATATTTATACATTTAAAGAATTAATTGAATTACTTTTAAAAGAAATTAGAAAAAAGAGAATTATACTCCCCATTCCTTTCTTCGCAGGAAGAATTCAAGCAATGCTTTTTCAGTTAATGCCAAAACCTCTTTTGACACTTGATCAAATTAAAATTCTTGAGGAGGGAGATAATATTTTATCTGGTAAAAATAAAACACTTAAAGATTTAAATATTGAAGCTAAAAGTATTGAGACTATTCTTCCCACATACTTAAAAGTATACAGGCCAGCAGGACAGTTTACTGATTAGAGTAATAATAGATTAATAAAGCTACACCCAAGCATATTCTAAAAATTACAAATATATTTAGACTAAATTTTTTTAAAAAAATTAAAAAATATTTAATCGTCGTAATTGAAAACATAAAACTAAAGAAAAATGCAAATAGAGACACTAGGTTAAATGCCTCTTCATTTAGTTTAATAATTTCATAAGAGCTTAAAATAAATGCTGCAGATAATGTTGGAATGGATAATAAAAAAGAAAACTTTGCAGCATCTACTCTATTAAATCTTAAAAATCTTGCACCTGTAATAGTAATACCGCTTCTTGATGTTCCTGGAATGAGTGCTAAGACCTGATATAACCCAATAATAAATGCTTCTTTATTAGAAATCGAAGATATTAATTTTTTTTCTTGTTTGTTTTTGTCACTAATAAAAAGAAGAATACCAAAAAAAATAGTTGCATAACCTATCACGGCAATATTCATTATCTGTTCAATCACCTCAAAATATTTTAACAGCCCTCCAATTACAATCACAGGAAGGGTTGCTATAATTAAATTAATTAGCAGACGATGGTTTTTCCAAAGACCTAACAAATCTTTATAAAAAAAAATTACTACAGCCGCTAAACTACCACCATGCATGGTCGCATTAATTAATAGGTTGTTGTTTTTAATTTTTAAAATATTTTCAAACACAATCAGAAGGCCAGAGCTTGAGACTGGGATGAACTCAGACACTCCCTGAACAATAGATAAAAATAAAATCTTAATAAGGTAAATTTCAGTCATTAATTCATTCTTATGCTTTGCTCGATGTTTTGACTATTTCTAACTGTTTAAATCTAGTAAACTTATGCGACTTAATTGTGCATAAAATAAAAAAATATAGTATTTATTGAGATAAATGTAAAAAATAGGTATCAAAATGGTACTAAAAATCATTTTATTTATGCTATTTTTTTGGTAATTGTTGTAAATAAAGTGTTTAATCAAGAAGATTATTATGACAGAAAAAATGTTAAAATTTGTTGATATTTCCAAAGAAACACCGGGAAAAATAAAATCTTCTGAAAGAACTGAAAATTTTCATGAAATTTATAAGGAATTTATTGAAAATAAAGCTTCGGAGCAAGCAAGCCGATGTTCGCAATGCGGGACCCCCTTTTGCCAGGTCCATTGCCCTTTACATAACAACATTCCTGATTGGCTGAAACTTACAGCTGAAGGTAGATTGGAAGAGGCTTATCGCATTTCATCTTCTACAAATTCTATGCCAGAGGTTTGTGGCTCAATATGTCCCCAAGACCGTTTGTGTGAAGGAAATTGTGTAATTGAAAAGTCTGGACATGGAACGGTTACCATTGGTGCTGTAGAAAAATATATTACTAACACCGCCTGGGATAATGGTTGGGTCGAAAAAATAAATCCTCCTAGAGAATTAAAAGACACAGTTGGAATTATTGGTGCAGGACCAGCAGGATTAGCTGCTGCAGAACAATTAAGACAAAAAGGATATCAAGTAACAATTTATGACCGTTATGACAGAGCTGGGGGACTCCTAATTTATGGGATTCCAAATTTTAAACTAGAAAAATCAGCAGTACAAAGAAGAACAAAACTTTATGAAGATAGTGGCATAACCTTTGTTCAGAACTTTGAAGTGGGAAAAGATTCTACGCTAGAAGAATTAAAAGAAAAGCACGATGCTATTTTAATTGCAAC encodes:
- a CDS encoding FYDLN acid domain-containing protein, with protein sequence MADKNWGIKIFCECGAKYYSMNKKDNIACPTCSATYVPEDINAKPSPAIIPKPEVKKTDELANIDDAPDDSSDDDIISLDDQKEIEESDEEKKPD
- a CDS encoding ATP-binding cassette domain-containing protein encodes the protein MVGLLGPNGSGKTTLFNLIIGKIFPDHGSIIFDNNVIHNIPIHLRSLGGISLLEQHKGLFGNMTAGDNLYAILELHMKDKEKINQKIESLLGYFDLSYLKNTKADLLSGGEYKKVSILQRICNPNITTLLLDEPCAALDPLSINSLKDFILELKKAGLSILITDHNYWAIENILDKAYIIKGGEILVEGTTEKISKDKNAIKYYLGGNFRF
- a CDS encoding KpsF/GutQ family sugar-phosphate isomerase, which codes for MNKKNIINIANKVISTEIEGLKKLSKSINISFAQAVNTINNSKGRIVCCGVGKSAKILEKISSTLSSIGIASFTLDPTDAGHGSLGAICGGDVLIIASFSGNSSELNSILDYAKKNKIKIIGISSNLKSNLIKLSNVKILIPKVAEAGNKHLNMIPTSSSINLLALGDCMAIALATKNKFDKKEFGKLHPSGSIGKNLSDISQIMIARKSIPFVHEDSSLQKTVIKISSGRLGGVVVTNKRKQVCGFISDGDINRAIKKFKNIFLKKSKDIMTKKPTYISNTCMVTEALAIMNRKKITILLVAKNKKLYGLVHMHDILSFLNS
- a CDS encoding ribonuclease D, translating into MNITLYQNDLPENHKLTNAQSVAIDAESLGLNYKGRDKLCLLQLCSGDDEVYIVQFDRNNYKSPNLCKILNDNNILKIAHFARFEMGILKYYLNAKIENIYCTKIASKLGRTYTDKHGLYDITKELLNITLNKSQQSSDWGLKDLSEEQKQYAALDVLYLHKLKEKLDLMLRREKRDQLAKYCFDFLSTRSELDLNGWDEDIFSH
- a CDS encoding complex I NDUFA9 subunit family protein, with product MIEKNYRKTVAIFGGTGFIGEEIVQHLSKNSYRIKIATRNTYLAQNLKVFGDIAQIELHQVNLKSKESIEKFLEGCDVCVNLVGILFETRSQKFKELHTNFPKMLATIFSKSSSSNLLVHFSALGVNSNSNSSYIKSKFLGEEEVKSNFLNSTIIRPSIVIGAKDKFFNMFAKLAGLFPLIPLVGSEVKFQPVYVGDVAKAIDKIITNNISKKTYELAGKNIYTFKELIELLLKEIRKKRIILPIPFFAGRIQAMLFQLMPKPLLTLDQIKILEEGDNILSGKNKTLKDLNIEAKSIETILPTYLKVYRPAGQFTD
- a CDS encoding undecaprenyl-diphosphate phosphatase produces the protein MTEIYLIKILFLSIVQGVSEFIPVSSSGLLIVFENILKIKNNNLLINATMHGGSLAAVVIFFYKDLLGLWKNHRLLINLIIATLPVIVIGGLLKYFEVIEQIMNIAVIGYATIFFGILLFISDKNKQEKKLISSISNKEAFIIGLYQVLALIPGTSRSGITITGARFLRFNRVDAAKFSFLLSIPTLSAAFILSSYEIIKLNEEAFNLVSLFAFFFSFMFSITTIKYFLIFLKKFSLNIFVIFRICLGVALLIYYYSNQ